CATCTCTGAATAACCAATAACCAATGACCGAATATCCAAACGAGAAACAATATCGACAAATCTCTGTTTGGTTATTGAATATCGGTTATTATTTGGCGATTGGTTCTTGGTGTTTGGTGATCCTTTTTGCGTTGGATTCCCTTGACTTAAAGGCTTTTTTTGCGATAACATGAAAAAAACTTTTTGGGGTGAGCCATGAGAAGGCCGTTACGCACCATCACGTTGTGCGTTGCAGTGATATTGTTTGTTGTTATGACTATCTGTGTCGCGGGCGCACAGAAAAAGGCACCGGACGTGATAAGCCTTCAGCTTGAGGGGGCAAAGTTTCCCCCGGTTCCGTTTTCACACACCGCACATGTCGAAAAGGCAGGGGTAGACTGTGTTGCCTGTCACCACA
This genomic interval from Syntrophorhabdaceae bacterium contains the following:
- a CDS encoding cytochrome c3 family protein gives rise to the protein MRRPLRTITLCVAVILFVVMTICVAGAQKKAPDVISLQLEGAKFPPVPFSHTAHVEKAGVDCVACHHKDKNPKEPDKCAQCHLLKEVKENAPPAKDAFHKNCQTCHKESAAKGINAPTKCAECHKK